In Halorubrum sp. PV6, a single window of DNA contains:
- a CDS encoding sulfite oxidase-like oxidoreductase — protein sequence MTDSGADTAAGTDTVEDLTGLYREYGTDRLPPGQRETDRFPVLSKSGTPSWDPETFAFEVWGAVENALDYSLAEFRELPSVTQRQDFHCVTGWSKFDCTFTGVEFGELVERAGVRDEADHVMFHALDGYTTNLSLSECTREGVLFAYGFDDGDLPADHGGPIRVVTPHKYAYKGAKWVSGVEFLTEKELGYWEQRGYSDTANPWNEERYS from the coding sequence ATGACCGATTCCGGCGCCGACACCGCCGCTGGCACGGACACCGTCGAGGACCTCACGGGGCTCTACCGAGAGTACGGCACCGACCGGCTCCCGCCGGGACAGCGCGAGACGGACCGCTTCCCCGTCCTCTCGAAGAGCGGGACGCCGTCGTGGGACCCGGAGACGTTCGCGTTCGAGGTGTGGGGTGCGGTCGAAAACGCGCTCGACTATTCGCTTGCCGAGTTCCGAGAGCTTCCGTCCGTCACGCAGCGGCAGGACTTTCACTGCGTCACCGGATGGAGCAAGTTCGACTGCACGTTCACCGGCGTCGAGTTCGGCGAACTCGTCGAGCGCGCGGGCGTGCGAGACGAGGCCGATCACGTCATGTTTCACGCGCTCGACGGCTACACGACGAACCTCTCGCTCTCGGAGTGCACCCGCGAGGGCGTCCTCTTCGCGTACGGCTTCGACGACGGGGACCTCCCCGCAGACCACGGCGGTCCGATCCGCGTCGTCACGCCGCACAAGTACGCTTATAAAGGCGCAAAGTGGGTGTCCGGCGTCGAGTTTCTCACCGAAAAGGAGTTGGGCTACTGGGAGCAGCGCGGCTACAGCGACACCGCGAACCCGTGGAACGAGGAGCGGTACAGTTAG
- a CDS encoding surface glycoprotein precursor, which yields MPQVEITVPEHLEMQIAQMVEQGEFLNREEAVEELLSTGIKAFKTSGPRDDEDSSGFEDEGMMGHEDEYVF from the coding sequence ATGCCACAAGTAGAGATCACCGTGCCGGAGCATCTGGAGATGCAGATCGCGCAGATGGTCGAGCAGGGAGAGTTCCTCAACCGCGAAGAAGCGGTCGAAGAGCTCCTGTCGACGGGCATAAAGGCGTTTAAGACGAGCGGGCCGCGAGACGACGAGGACTCCAGCGGGTTCGAAGACGAGGGAATGATGGGCCACGAAGACGAGTACGTCTTCTAA
- a CDS encoding UPF0058 family protein produces the protein MHKDELLELHEQMVTIMEHFRDHETVDSSLFDPYDELDVDPSHVHKSKSEHKHAVFVLGNALASAMSEDEFSPAGRVGKRMEELADDAENKI, from the coding sequence ATGCACAAAGACGAGCTGCTCGAACTCCACGAACAGATGGTGACGATCATGGAGCATTTCCGCGACCACGAAACCGTGGACAGCTCGCTTTTCGACCCGTACGACGAACTCGACGTCGACCCGTCTCACGTCCACAAATCGAAGAGCGAACACAAACACGCCGTATTCGTCCTCGGCAACGCCCTCGCGAGCGCGATGAGCGAAGACGAGTTCTCTCCCGCCGGCCGGGTCGGGAAGCGGATGGAAGAGCTGGCCGACGACGCCGAAAACAAGATCTGA